One region of Lactobacillus johnsonii genomic DNA includes:
- a CDS encoding low temperature requirement protein A, with amino-acid sequence MGRSLSEKIVAKPVSMFELFFDLVFVYAISRITAMIHHPVNGGIPLTTFWSFC; translated from the coding sequence TTGGGGAGGAGTTTAAGTGAAAAAATAGTTGCTAAACCAGTTAGCATGTTTGAATTATTCTTCGATTTAGTTTTTGTATATGCGATTTCTAGAATTACTGCGATGATTCATCATCCTGTTAATGGAGGAATTCCTTTAACTACTTTTTGGAGTTTTTGTTAG
- a CDS encoding sensor histidine kinase codes for MIQKFRWKFIGMSIAALFIVLVITLGALLGVSYTQSHNEVDRVLTVLVNNQGQLTPRNAKPVFGNQKDPINKNFLAGEYNPEAVFQYRYFTVAETPQSNPRIVNDDNVYDVGRAEILSTSKRIFKDKTTDGVVTIGNNQYAYRVGKNQTGRKFIVYLNESLIYHRFSLLVRVSIVLGIGALIVFALVLILVSKKAIGPIITTYRKQREFITNAGHELKTPLAIIAANTEMEEMLGNNSEWNKSTKEQVDRLTRLINRLIALARTGETSEVVLNKVNFSEIVKKNVNSFKSVMQKNHLKYNGMIMPDLYVKAEKNVLSELINILLDNARKYCDKDGKVHVTLTKGRLGTNAILKVANTYKEGKGKDYSHFFERFYREDESHNSKQSGFGIGLAMAQEIVHTFHGKIHVSHKDDMIIFTVILKLAK; via the coding sequence ATGATCCAAAAGTTTCGTTGGAAATTTATTGGAATGTCAATTGCAGCTTTGTTTATAGTACTCGTAATTACCCTAGGTGCTTTATTAGGAGTTAGCTATACCCAAAGTCATAATGAGGTTGATCGAGTTTTAACAGTCTTAGTAAATAATCAGGGACAATTAACTCCTCGAAATGCTAAGCCAGTCTTTGGTAATCAAAAAGATCCAATTAATAAGAATTTTTTGGCAGGCGAATATAATCCGGAGGCAGTTTTTCAATATCGTTATTTCACTGTTGCCGAGACTCCGCAGAGTAATCCGCGAATAGTAAATGATGACAATGTTTATGATGTTGGACGAGCTGAGATTCTTAGTACAAGTAAGAGAATTTTTAAGGATAAGACAACAGATGGCGTAGTGACAATTGGTAATAATCAGTATGCTTACCGTGTTGGAAAAAATCAGACTGGTCGTAAATTTATTGTTTATTTGAATGAATCACTGATTTATCATCGTTTTTCGCTACTAGTTAGGGTATCGATTGTTTTAGGAATTGGGGCTTTGATTGTTTTTGCACTGGTATTGATTTTGGTTTCTAAAAAAGCGATTGGTCCAATTATTACAACATATCGTAAACAACGTGAGTTTATTACCAATGCTGGCCATGAATTAAAAACTCCTTTGGCCATTATTGCTGCTAATACCGAAATGGAAGAAATGTTAGGCAATAATTCTGAATGGAATAAAAGCACTAAGGAACAAGTTGATCGATTAACAAGGTTAATTAACCGATTAATTGCACTAGCTCGGACTGGTGAAACCAGTGAAGTGGTCCTAAATAAAGTGAATTTTTCTGAAATTGTTAAAAAGAATGTCAATAGCTTTAAGTCTGTGATGCAAAAAAATCATCTTAAATATAATGGAATGATTATGCCAGATTTATATGTTAAAGCAGAGAAAAATGTTTTAAGTGAACTGATTAACATCTTATTAGACAATGCTCGTAAATATTGCGATAAAGATGGGAAAGTGCACGTAACCTTAACTAAAGGAAGGCTAGGAACAAATGCCATCTTAAAAGTTGCTAATACTTATAAAGAAGGAAAAGGAAAAGATTATTCGCATTTCTTTGAGCGTTTCTATCGAGAAGATGAATCACACAATTCAAAGCAATCAGGATTTGGAATTGGATTAGCAATGGCACAAGAGATTGTTCACACATTTCATGGGAAAATTCATGTTAGTCATAAAGATGATATGATTATCTTTACAGTAATTTTGAAATTAGCAAAATAA
- a CDS encoding OsmC family protein, translating into MTKYTVKSELTDTPWQIENRTKKNKFMADESASGKNVAPNPVEYLAGAVNSCISISAGMIANVHHLDVKNFKVTNQAITTKLGHGKSVVSEMLITVSFESSMSQEEKQDFLDHTLHVSTVYQTVSQSVKTYVELEN; encoded by the coding sequence ATGACAAAATATACAGTAAAAAGTGAATTAACTGATACTCCTTGGCAAATTGAAAATCGAACAAAGAAAAATAAATTCATGGCTGATGAATCAGCAAGTGGTAAAAATGTTGCCCCGAATCCAGTAGAATATTTAGCTGGTGCTGTTAACTCTTGTATTTCAATTTCTGCAGGGATGATTGCAAATGTACATCATTTAGATGTAAAGAACTTTAAAGTAACAAATCAGGCAATTACTACTAAACTCGGCCATGGAAAGTCAGTTGTTAGTGAAATGTTGATTACGGTTTCTTTTGAAAGCTCTATGTCTCAAGAAGAAAAACAAGACTTTTTAGATCATACTCTACATGTTTCAACTGTCTATCAAACAGTATCACAGAGTGTAAAAACATACGTAGAATTAGAAAATTAA
- a CDS encoding low temperature requirement protein A — MFTAVYLANNINTDWRITFHYFNIAMAVMIATIFYQYLFTLINEVNDKREFLFILGIEFFLIILGLMLGYYVGIYFCIAAYIIGLILPIFLWEKFKSERVNFPHLVERVSLIVIIAFGEVIVNLANYFNSKTPLMYAAFLLLVLMFASYVLLSDKIINHHQISRGFVLMYSHIAIVISVLLMTVDTLYLNNKNVDHKFLYGLIIGTVALYYFSLIVNQVYSKKVCQFKKIEAITLLTIFIIGALILWLVKNSNFVGYDLLINMKSDLFLSFSNEKQKFFKLTLL; from the coding sequence ATGTTTACGGCAGTTTACTTAGCCAATAATATTAATACAGACTGGCGCATAACCTTTCACTATTTTAATATTGCGATGGCTGTAATGATTGCAACAATATTTTACCAATATTTATTCACGTTGATTAATGAAGTTAATGATAAAAGAGAATTCTTATTTATTTTAGGGATAGAGTTCTTTTTAATAATTCTAGGGTTGATGCTTGGCTATTATGTCGGGATTTATTTCTGTATTGCTGCTTATATTATTGGCTTGATTTTACCAATCTTTTTATGGGAAAAATTTAAGTCTGAAAGAGTTAATTTCCCTCATTTGGTGGAGAGAGTCAGTTTGATAGTCATTATTGCGTTTGGAGAAGTAATTGTTAATTTAGCAAATTACTTTAATAGTAAGACGCCTCTTATGTATGCTGCATTTTTATTACTAGTTTTAATGTTTGCTAGCTATGTACTTTTATCTGATAAGATCATTAACCATCATCAAATTAGCAGAGGATTTGTCTTAATGTATAGTCATATTGCGATTGTAATTTCTGTATTGTTAATGACCGTAGACACTCTATATTTAAATAATAAAAATGTGGACCATAAATTTCTGTACGGGCTAATTATAGGTACGGTCGCACTTTATTATTTCTCTTTGATTGTGAACCAAGTTTATAGTAAAAAAGTATGTCAATTTAAAAAAATCGAAGCAATAACTCTCTTAACTATATTTATTATTGGAGCTTTAATTTTATGGTTAGTTAAGAATTCTAATTTTGTGGGTTATGATCTGCTTATTAATATGAAATCTGACCTTTTTCTTAGTTTTTCTAATGAAAAGCAAAAATTCTTTAAATTAACATTATTATAG
- a CDS encoding ABC transporter permease/substrate-binding protein yields the protein MIKSLWQMLLTEHEQIWATTLVHIKISLIALLIAMVIAIPLAFILKGHKKAAEFTLQIAGIIQTIPSLAVLGLLLPFVGIGTVPAVIALVLYAIMPIFQNTYSGLTEIPENLEEAATAFGLTKWKKLQRLEIPMAMPMIVAGIRIALVMIIGTATLAALIGGGGLGTYIYVGINSNNNTEVLMGAILSALLALIFSGVLKFISKNNKRLKVGSVLIGLALIIWGGSSVYTHYANTSKNVAEPKQTITIAGKMGSEPAILINMYKDLIEKNDPNTKVVLKPNFGGTTFLFKALQTDKIDIYPEFTGTVLQTLVKTGKKTGNDPNQVYVEARSDLKKQFDMEYLKPMAYQNGYALATTQKFAKDNHLTKMSDLNRVNKKAHAAFDPDFTSLKDGYPGLKKIYKLDFASIKSTESSIRYHAIADNQANIVDAYTTDAEIKKYNLVMLDDDKKFFPPYQGAPLMRAKFAERNPQIVKALNKLAGKITTEEMQEMNYQVNVKQEKPAKVAHDYLVKHELI from the coding sequence ATGATTAAATCACTATGGCAGATGTTACTAACTGAACATGAACAAATTTGGGCTACCACACTTGTTCATATTAAGATTTCTCTGATTGCCTTGCTGATTGCAATGGTAATTGCAATTCCGCTGGCTTTTATTTTAAAAGGTCACAAAAAAGCTGCTGAATTTACACTTCAAATAGCGGGAATTATTCAAACAATTCCTAGTTTGGCGGTTCTAGGTTTACTGCTACCATTTGTTGGAATAGGAACTGTGCCAGCAGTCATTGCATTAGTTTTATATGCAATTATGCCGATATTTCAAAATACTTATTCAGGATTAACAGAAATACCCGAAAATCTGGAAGAAGCAGCCACTGCCTTTGGGCTAACTAAATGGAAAAAGTTGCAGCGACTAGAAATTCCAATGGCTATGCCAATGATAGTTGCAGGGATTAGAATTGCGCTGGTTATGATTATTGGGACTGCTACTTTAGCTGCTTTAATTGGTGGCGGAGGCTTAGGGACTTATATATACGTTGGGATTAATTCAAACAATAATACTGAAGTTCTAATGGGAGCAATCTTATCTGCGTTGCTTGCTCTAATATTTAGTGGCGTTTTGAAATTTATTTCAAAAAATAATAAACGTCTAAAAGTAGGAAGTGTACTAATTGGTCTAGCTTTAATAATTTGGGGTGGAAGTAGTGTGTATACACATTATGCTAATACTTCTAAGAACGTTGCTGAACCAAAACAGACGATTACCATTGCTGGAAAAATGGGATCCGAACCAGCTATTTTGATTAATATGTATAAGGATCTAATCGAAAAGAATGATCCCAATACTAAGGTGGTTTTAAAACCTAACTTTGGTGGAACAACGTTTTTATTCAAAGCTCTGCAAACAGATAAGATTGATATTTATCCTGAATTTACAGGTACAGTTTTACAAACTTTAGTTAAAACTGGTAAAAAGACCGGGAATGATCCAAATCAAGTTTATGTAGAAGCTAGAAGCGACTTAAAGAAACAATTTGATATGGAATATCTGAAGCCAATGGCTTACCAAAATGGTTATGCTTTAGCTACAACACAAAAATTTGCTAAAGACAATCACTTGACCAAGATGAGTGACTTAAACCGTGTAAATAAAAAAGCACATGCAGCCTTTGATCCGGACTTCACTTCATTAAAAGATGGCTATCCTGGCTTAAAGAAAATCTATAAGTTAGATTTTGCTTCAATTAAGAGTACTGAATCGAGCATTCGCTATCATGCTATTGCTGATAATCAAGCTAATATTGTTGATGCTTATACGACAGATGCAGAAATTAAGAAGTATAATTTAGTAATGCTAGATGATGATAAGAAATTCTTCCCACCATATCAGGGAGCTCCTCTAATGAGGGCAAAATTTGCAGAGAGAAATCCTCAAATTGTAAAGGCTTTAAATAAATTGGCTGGTAAAATTACTACTGAAGAAATGCAGGAAATGAATTATCAAGTTAATGTTAAGCAGGAGAAACCTGCTAAAGTAGCTCATGATTATTTGGTAAAACATGAATTAATTTAG
- the galU gene encoding UTP--glucose-1-phosphate uridylyltransferase GalU gives MKVRKAVIPAAGLGTRFLPATKAMPKEMVPIVDKPTIQFIVEEAKKSGIEDILIVTGKNKRSIEDHFDANPELEQDLEEKGKTELLHLTQSITNLGVNLYYTRQPYPAGLGDAILRARSFVGDEPFAVMLGDDLMEDKTPLTKQLIDRYDKTHASTIAVMPVPHEEVSKYGVIDPDSEIEPGLINVKAFVEKPDVDKAPSDYAIIGRYLLTPEIFDILAHQKPGRGGEIQLTDAIDTMNKTQRVFAHVFNGERHDVGNKEGYLETSIEYGLSHPQIKDDLREYIINMAQKLQKEDKNSKKK, from the coding sequence ATGAAAGTAAGAAAAGCAGTTATTCCAGCAGCTGGATTAGGTACTAGATTTTTACCTGCCACTAAGGCTATGCCAAAGGAAATGGTACCAATTGTTGATAAACCAACAATTCAATTTATTGTAGAAGAAGCTAAAAAATCTGGAATTGAAGATATCTTAATTGTTACTGGTAAAAACAAGCGTTCCATCGAAGATCACTTTGATGCTAACCCAGAACTAGAACAAGATTTGGAAGAAAAGGGTAAAACTGAACTTTTACACTTAACCCAATCAATTACTAACCTAGGTGTTAACCTTTACTATACTCGTCAACCATACCCAGCTGGTTTAGGGGATGCGATTTTAAGAGCTCGTAGCTTCGTTGGGGATGAACCATTTGCTGTTATGCTTGGTGACGACTTAATGGAAGATAAGACTCCACTAACTAAGCAATTAATTGATCGTTATGATAAGACTCATGCATCAACTATTGCTGTTATGCCTGTACCACATGAAGAAGTTTCTAAGTATGGTGTTATTGATCCAGATAGCGAAATTGAACCTGGTTTGATTAACGTTAAAGCATTTGTTGAAAAGCCAGATGTAGATAAGGCACCTAGTGACTACGCAATTATCGGTCGTTACTTATTAACTCCAGAAATTTTTGATATTTTAGCACATCAAAAACCTGGTCGTGGTGGTGAAATTCAATTAACTGATGCTATTGATACTATGAACAAGACTCAACGAGTATTCGCTCATGTATTTAATGGTGAACGTCATGATGTTGGTAACAAGGAAGGTTACCTTGAAACATCAATTGAATATGGTTTATCTCACCCTCAAATTAAAGATGATTTACGTGAGTACATTATTAACATGGCTCAAAAATTACAAAAAGAAGATAAAAACTCAAAGAAGAAATAA
- a CDS encoding GTP pyrophosphokinase, with translation MDIYGGYTPVLDSLLNQMLEYFRKENKLHQEKTGDSLYEHLIGRVKRPESMIEKCQRKELPVTPESALKENRDSVGIRVVCNFIDDIYTCIDLIKEWDDVEIVKQKDYITNAKPNGYRSYHMILDVERPEEDIVGNTPGHYYVEIQLRTIAMDTWASLEHEMKYKHQIKNPEMIGKELKRVADELASCDVSMQTLRHLIREED, from the coding sequence ATGGATATTTATGGTGGCTATACTCCAGTACTAGATAGTTTACTTAATCAAATGTTGGAGTATTTTAGAAAAGAAAATAAACTTCATCAAGAGAAAACTGGCGATAGCCTATATGAACACTTGATTGGACGAGTTAAACGTCCAGAAAGTATGATTGAAAAATGTCAACGAAAAGAATTGCCAGTAACGCCAGAATCAGCTTTAAAGGAAAATCGAGATAGTGTAGGGATTCGTGTGGTTTGCAATTTTATTGATGACATTTATACCTGTATTGATTTAATTAAGGAATGGGACGATGTAGAAATCGTCAAGCAAAAAGATTACATTACAAATGCTAAACCAAATGGGTATCGTTCTTACCACATGATTTTAGATGTTGAAAGACCCGAAGAAGATATCGTAGGAAACACCCCTGGTCACTACTATGTCGAAATACAACTTAGAACAATAGCAATGGATACCTGGGCTAGTTTAGAGCATGAAATGAAGTATAAGCACCAGATAAAGAATCCCGAAATGATTGGTAAAGAGTTGAAGCGAGTGGCTGATGAATTAGCTTCTTGTGATGTAAGTATGCAGACTTTGCGCCATTTAATTAGAGAGGAAGATTAA
- a CDS encoding ABC transporter ATP-binding protein, which produces MMIEYKNISKKYDGQEILKDVSFAVKKGDIFVLVGPSGSGKTTLLKMFNRLIEPTKGQILLNDKPIKEYNLRKLRERTGYVLQTASLFPNLTVGENITIVLEQEGVDRKERRKKQEELLKSVDLDPKLYCDRMPSELSGGEQQRVGIVRALAADPEVVLMDEPFSALDPVVRKQLQDLLINLHEQFNKTVMFVTHDMQEAIRLGNTIGVLHKGVLEQVGKPREILRHPATKFVQEFFAGNRINQKLDLETLLKSELGVDPRFYPKVDALVRYHVDSVEDLIKDCSNHPDTLFVAETRFGEFLIEPKRVWNFFLKWVAGHD; this is translated from the coding sequence ATGATGATTGAATATAAAAATATTTCAAAAAAATACGATGGACAAGAAATTTTAAAAGATGTTTCTTTCGCAGTGAAAAAAGGAGATATTTTTGTTTTAGTTGGACCAAGTGGAAGCGGAAAAACAACTTTGTTAAAGATGTTTAACCGTCTTATTGAACCAACAAAAGGACAGATTCTTCTAAATGATAAACCAATAAAAGAATATAATTTGCGTAAACTAAGAGAAAGGACAGGGTATGTATTGCAAACAGCTAGTTTGTTTCCAAATTTAACTGTTGGTGAAAATATTACAATTGTGTTAGAGCAAGAAGGTGTTGATCGCAAAGAACGGCGAAAAAAACAGGAAGAGCTATTAAAATCGGTTGATTTGGATCCAAAATTATATTGTGATCGGATGCCGAGTGAACTATCAGGTGGTGAACAACAACGAGTTGGTATTGTTCGGGCTTTAGCAGCGGATCCTGAAGTTGTTTTAATGGATGAACCTTTTTCTGCTCTTGATCCAGTTGTAAGAAAGCAACTACAAGACTTACTTATTAATTTACATGAACAATTTAATAAGACAGTAATGTTTGTAACACATGACATGCAAGAAGCTATTCGTTTAGGAAACACAATTGGAGTTCTGCATAAAGGTGTTTTAGAACAAGTTGGCAAACCTAGAGAAATTTTAAGACATCCTGCTACAAAATTTGTACAGGAATTTTTTGCAGGAAATAGAATTAATCAAAAGCTCGACCTTGAAACTTTATTGAAGAGTGAATTGGGCGTAGATCCACGATTCTATCCTAAAGTGGATGCCCTTGTTCGTTATCACGTTGATAGCGTAGAGGATTTAATTAAAGATTGTTCTAACCATCCTGATACTCTGTTTGTTGCAGAGACCAGGTTTGGAGAATTTTTAATTGAGCCAAAAAGAGTTTGGAATTTCTTTTTAAAGTGGGTGGCTGGACATGATTAA
- a CDS encoding YihY/virulence factor BrkB family protein has translation MNSFLNQTKNRITEFFQLLSKYISQGEINQTSIIIAYYVLLSIFPIIIIIGNVLPLLNIDTEPIARYLELIFPSQVSSLIMPIINALLKKHSSGFISLGIVIAIWSLSCLVNSIRLAANKIYGVDKKEKGKSWWNYLLARTFTFVLSVVLVVGFSIIIFVVTFGRQIMEFLAPIFNLSLWWVYKLENYRWPIIILVMVIINLYINYVIPNITVQKRIVWPGVWFTVVSWSALSYFFGLYLRQFGTRWQNYGIVGSFIIFMLWLNVGSFLLLLGICLNATGDELKGRKIEYSRSPILRIFRKK, from the coding sequence ATGAATTCTTTTCTAAATCAGACTAAAAACCGTATAACAGAGTTCTTTCAGTTATTATCTAAATATATTAGCCAAGGCGAGATAAATCAGACTTCAATTATTATTGCTTACTATGTGCTATTAAGTATTTTTCCAATCATAATTATTATTGGAAATGTTTTACCTTTGCTTAATATCGACACTGAGCCAATTGCTCGTTATCTTGAATTGATTTTTCCATCTCAAGTTTCAAGTCTAATTATGCCAATTATTAATGCTTTATTGAAAAAACACTCCAGTGGTTTTATTTCTCTTGGTATTGTAATTGCTATTTGGTCTTTAAGTTGTTTGGTTAATTCAATTCGCTTAGCAGCAAATAAAATTTATGGCGTTGATAAAAAAGAAAAAGGTAAGTCATGGTGGAACTATTTACTTGCTAGAACGTTTACGTTTGTTCTTTCTGTGGTTTTGGTAGTTGGTTTTTCAATTATAATTTTTGTCGTTACCTTTGGTAGACAAATTATGGAATTTTTAGCTCCAATTTTTAATCTATCCTTGTGGTGGGTATATAAGTTGGAAAATTATCGTTGGCCGATTATAATTTTGGTTATGGTTATTATAAATTTGTATATTAACTATGTCATTCCCAACATCACTGTACAAAAGCGCATCGTATGGCCTGGAGTATGGTTTACTGTAGTGAGCTGGAGCGCCTTATCCTATTTCTTTGGTTTATATTTAAGGCAATTTGGAACGCGCTGGCAAAACTATGGAATTGTAGGTTCTTTTATAATCTTTATGTTATGGCTAAATGTAGGTTCATTTTTACTTTTGCTTGGTATTTGTCTTAATGCCACAGGGGATGAATTGAAAGGTAGAAAAATTGAATACAGTCGTAGCCCGATTTTGAGAATTTTTAGAAAAAAATAG
- the map gene encoding type I methionyl aminopeptidase produces the protein MITIKSKRELQGMQKSGRVLAAMFEGLRDVIKPGISTWEIEEFAQDFMKKHGGRLSEQGFEGYKYGTCISVNDEIAHAIPRKDKILKEGDLVSVDVTCNVDGYETDSCTTYGVGEISAEDQKLMDVTKKAMYMGIDQAVVGNRIGDIGSVIQNYVEDENGYGDVRELVGHGIQPSIHEDPEVPHWGKAGHGLRLREGMTITVEPMVEAGGDWRIEQKTVSDPNDDWVYYATPDGSKAAQFEHTFAITPDGPKILTLQKPYDGYEKYLPHFLDED, from the coding sequence ATGATAACAATTAAATCAAAACGCGAATTGCAAGGTATGCAAAAATCTGGTCGCGTTTTAGCAGCTATGTTTGAAGGGTTACGTGATGTTATTAAACCTGGAATTTCAACTTGGGAAATTGAAGAATTTGCTCAAGATTTTATGAAAAAACATGGTGGTCGTCTTTCAGAACAAGGTTTTGAAGGATATAAGTATGGAACTTGTATTAGTGTAAACGATGAAATTGCTCATGCAATTCCTAGAAAAGATAAGATCCTAAAAGAGGGTGACTTAGTCAGCGTTGACGTTACTTGCAACGTTGATGGCTACGAAACTGATTCATGTACTACTTATGGTGTTGGTGAAATTTCTGCCGAAGACCAAAAATTAATGGACGTTACTAAGAAAGCAATGTACATGGGAATTGATCAAGCGGTTGTTGGAAATCGTATTGGTGATATTGGTAGCGTTATTCAAAATTATGTTGAAGATGAAAATGGCTATGGTGATGTGCGTGAACTTGTAGGCCATGGTATTCAACCATCAATCCATGAAGATCCAGAAGTTCCTCACTGGGGTAAAGCAGGTCATGGTTTGCGTTTACGTGAAGGAATGACTATTACGGTTGAACCAATGGTTGAAGCTGGTGGTGACTGGAGAATCGAACAAAAGACTGTATCCGATCCTAATGATGATTGGGTTTACTATGCAACTCCAGATGGCTCAAAGGCTGCTCAATTTGAACATACTTTTGCAATTACTCCAGATGGACCAAAGATCTTAACTTTGCAAAAGCCATATGATGGCTACGAAAAATATCTTCCTCACTTTTTAGATGAAGATTAA
- a CDS encoding response regulator transcription factor produces MKILLAEDEEQLSRVLVAAMQSVNYEVDPVFNGRDAVEFAKKNSYDVIILDIMMPVMDGITALKEIRKSGDKTYVLMLTAKAEVDDRVTGLDSGADDYLTKPFSLKELLARLRSKERRDDQYTPNEVEVGDLALNVAEQELVSHNSIRLGSKETQLLNYLMLNEGKEFSNSDLLAHVWKDDEEASEEVVWIYISYLRQKLQSIQSSVQIVGEKGGSFSLIR; encoded by the coding sequence ATGAAAATTTTGCTTGCAGAAGATGAAGAACAACTATCTCGTGTTTTAGTAGCAGCAATGCAGAGTGTTAATTATGAGGTGGATCCTGTTTTTAATGGTCGGGATGCAGTTGAATTTGCTAAGAAAAATTCATATGACGTTATCATCTTAGATATTATGATGCCGGTCATGGATGGAATCACAGCTCTAAAGGAGATTCGCAAGAGTGGCGATAAGACTTATGTTTTAATGTTAACTGCAAAAGCAGAAGTTGATGACCGAGTAACGGGGTTAGATAGTGGAGCTGATGATTATTTAACTAAGCCATTCTCACTGAAAGAGCTGCTAGCACGTTTACGTTCAAAAGAGCGACGTGATGATCAATATACACCTAATGAGGTTGAAGTCGGAGACCTCGCTTTAAATGTTGCTGAACAAGAGTTAGTCAGTCACAATTCGATTCGTTTAGGAAGTAAAGAAACTCAACTTTTGAATTATTTGATGCTTAATGAAGGAAAAGAATTTTCAAATTCAGATTTACTAGCACATGTTTGGAAAGATGATGAGGAAGCTAGTGAAGAAGTTGTTTGGATTTATATTTCTTACTTAAGACAAAAGTTGCAGTCAATTCAAAGCTCAGTTCAGATTGTCGGTGAAAAAGGTGGTAGTTTTTCCTTAATTAGGTAG